The genome window TCGAATCTCTGCATTCGTCGCGAGTGAACAGTCTACGACGTCGAAAAGCACTGATCACACACGATCCGCACCGCTACACTACACTTTCTGCGCCCTTTCTACCGATGCGCGATGAATCAAGACCGATTCTGAACTGAGCGGTTAAAATTGTCGAACTAAGGAGTATCGGCTATTAGACGTCTCAGCTCCGAAGCGTATTGCCAAAGATGCTATAATAGTCGCATGAATACACACGACTACCGCTCCATCAGTGGACAAATTGGACTTATTTTACTACTCACTTCTAGCACCGCGCTCACCGCCTCAATATGTCTATATGAACAGACTGCCTCCATCTATTACAAAGTCTTCGCAGCTGGCGCCCTGCTCTTAATTGGCATCTCACTCGATATTCTGAAAAACAGCTTCAACAACTACCGACGACGTAAGCAGCTGCGTCCCTTGCAGATCGAGCCTGAACTCCCACTGCAATACGACCTCAATGCAACGCAAAAGCTCTGGAATCCCTTTAAATTCTTCAAATCACGCCTCGGTAAATCCACCACAAAAACTCAGATCGAGCTAAGCAATGGTCACTTAATCAATCTGCGCGCAGACTCACACAAGTAACGGAAGCGGCACGGTTGACGACCGCGGAACAGAAGCCTTGATAGCAAGGATCCTAGCGAGCGTCAGCCTACAACTCCTCGGCACGTTGCCCAACCTTACGAATTAGGTTAGCAAACTGCGTGCGCTCATCTTCGTTCAGCACATCGAACAACACATTAAGGTCTTTCGCGTGGGCCTCAAAACTGGGCTCGATCAATTCAAGGCCTAAGTCGGTCAAATGCACCAGCACCACACGCGCATCTTCGATACTGCGCTCCCTTCGCACCAGACCGCGCTTCTCCAAGCGCTGCACCGCGGTGGTAATCGACCCACTGGTCAATAAGATCTTCTCCCCGATGACATTGACTGGTTGAGCACCTAAATGGAGCAGCAGTTCCAACACGGCGAAATCACTCAACGAACTCAAACCAGCCGCATTAATACTTTTCTGGCTATACGCGTTCACCGCGTGCGATGCCTTCCAAAGCAAGAGAAACAGGTGGGGTCCGGAATTCTGGTAGATCTTGGCCATGCGAGAGACAACCTCCGACATCACTTGACGTCAAGAACACTTCACTTCGCCTGAAGCTACCTCACTCGCCACGACCTCAGAACTTAATCCACCATTCTGAAGGTCATCGTAAAACTATTGCCCTTCCCTGTTGGCGTCACGCCACCAGAACCCACGCGACTAAATGCCGCCTTCACGGACGCGTCGAAAGACACATTGCCCGATGCTGGACGTAAGCGGATATTTGTAATACGACCGGAACTGATTACATCAAACTCCACCGTGACCGTCAGTCCGACGCCCGCAAGATTCGCGGGCTTTATCCATGCGGCATTAAGGCGACGATTTAATTGATCGCCGTAGCGTTGCCAAGCAGTGCGCTCAGCTGCAGTCACACTTCCGGAATTGTGCACCTGGGTCGGCAAATTGTTCTCCAATTGCTTCGCAATATCCCTAGTATTAATGGTAGGCGCTTTATACGTCGGCTTAGGCGGCGTAGGCTGACGCGGCTTCGGCGTTTTCAGCGGATTCTTGTTCCTAAATTCATCCAGCGACATCAATGGCTCTGCCTTTGCCAGCTCAGGCTTCGGCGGCTTCGGTTTCACCGGCGTCGGCGCAGGACGTGGCTGCACTGGAGCAGGCTCAGGCATCACCGGTTCCGGAATGTCCAGCGGTTCCAGATCAGGGATCTCCAAATCCAGCGGCGTTTCCATCGGCACAGTATCATTCGGCGGCGTTGAAGGCGATTGCGGGCTCGGCTCGCTGATCATCTCGAAGACATGCGGCTTATCCTTAGGCAAAAAGGCTTCGACGATGGTGGTCAAAAACAAGCAGACCAGCAGGGCGACATGTAAAATGCCCGATGCCCACAGTGACTGATTTTTACTTATCTTCATGTCGCGCTATTTAACCTTCGTATCTAGACTAATCTTTGAGAGCTTCCGCTGCTTGATCATATCAATCACGGTAATGACCTTTTGATACGGCAGGTTCGCATCGGCACGAATACTCAAGACAGGCGGCGCGGGATCCATTGCCATGGTATCAAGTAAGTCGCCTAGTTCCTGCAACGACACTTTATCTTCGCCCCAATAATAGTCGCCGGCTTTATCGACCGAAACCGCCTGAAACTCCTCACGATCGTCGGGTTGCGATTTCGAAGCCTCGACGGGAAGATTCACATCGATGGTCTGCTCCAGCAGCGGAGTCGTGACCATGAAAATAATGAGCAATGCGAACGCGAGGTCGATCAACGGTGTTACGTTGATCTCCGTCAGGGCAGACATGCGATCTTTGCGATGGAAGTTACGAGCCACTATTGAATCAATTAGGAATTAAAAATTACGAATTAGGAATTAGGATGAGCGCAGTGGCTACGCGTTCGTCGCAGCGGCTTGCGCTTCGAGTTCAATTCGGTCAGCCACGGTGCTGGCAAAATTCTCGAGCTCAACGACCGAGATCTTGGTATTTTGGAGCAAATAGTTGTAACCAAACACGGAAGGAATCGCAACGAGCAGACCAGCCACCGTGGTCAGCAACGCACCCGAGACACCAGGCGCAAGACTCTGCAAGCTCGCGGAACCCGCACCTGCCATACCACCAAAAGCATCCATCACCCCCCAGACGGTGCCGAGCAATCCGAGAAACGGCGCCCCCGTCACGATGGAGCCGAGTAACACCATCTTTGTTTCGTAACGAATAATTTGCTGAGCAAGCGCACGTTGAATGGCATTCTCCACATGCCCCATACGAAGCGTGGCACGGTGTGTATCCGCATCAACGAGATTGCCACCATAGCGGAAGAACGCCGCCAAGGCATCGCGCACGATATCGTAATATGGCCCAGTGCCCTTGCCGGGACGTTCTGGCGGCAAATCCAAAAGGTGCTCTTCTTTACCTAAGAGACGCTCGTAGCGCTTATTTTGAGAACGCAAGCGAGAGAGATCCATATACTTACCAAACAGCACCGACCATGCGAGCACGCTACAAACGATCAGCACCATCACCACGATCTTACCGGCAAAATTCGACTGCCCGAAATAGGTGAAAACATTAGGCCCGCCGGAGGCCTGAAAGAGAAGTGAATCAAATACGGTGGTTAAGCTCATTTTCTAGAAGTGCAAAAAGGGATATCATGGATAGACTCTTATTAACAACAGGCGTTCAAATCCTCGCCAGCATAAAACCAAATTCGCGATAAAAACCTTTCATCAATTCATCTCGAATTTGGTTTGCCCGCAGCCAAAGAGCTACCTACACATTCAACACAAACCATTCAACTCCCTATAAGATACATGGAATACAAATCACAAACGCTTCAAGAACTCAAAGCAAATGCCCACACCGCTATCTCTAAAAAAGCGATCGTAGGCATCGACGGCTTCGTCGATAAGATCGTGCACCCCGTCGACAAACGCACGGGCCCAGGCGACCAATTCACCCCGATTTCGACCATTGCCGAGTTCGGCTCACGTATCAGCTCCGCAGCAGGCAAGAGCGCCAACATCGAGCTCGCTCCGGTCGTCGAAAAGCTCGGCGGTAACGGCCCAATCATGGCCAACGCACAATGCGCACATGGCATCCAAGTCCGCTACCTTG of Lentimonas sp. CC4 contains these proteins:
- a CDS encoding TonB family protein produces the protein MKISKNQSLWASGILHVALLVCLFLTTIVEAFLPKDKPHVFEMISEPSPQSPSTPPNDTVPMETPLDLEIPDLEPLDIPEPVMPEPAPVQPRPAPTPVKPKPPKPELAKAEPLMSLDEFRNKNPLKTPKPRQPTPPKPTYKAPTINTRDIAKQLENNLPTQVHNSGSVTAAERTAWQRYGDQLNRRLNAAWIKPANLAGVGLTVTVEFDVISSGRITNIRLRPASGNVSFDASVKAAFSRVGSGGVTPTGKGNSFTMTFRMVD
- a CDS encoding MarR family transcriptional regulator, whose product is MAKIYQNSGPHLFLLLWKASHAVNAYSQKSINAAGLSSLSDFAVLELLLHLGAQPVNVIGEKILLTSGSITTAVQRLEKRGLVRRERSIEDARVVLVHLTDLGLELIEPSFEAHAKDLNVLFDVLNEDERTQFANLIRKVGQRAEEL
- a CDS encoding MotA/TolQ/ExbB proton channel family protein, whose product is MSLTTVFDSLLFQASGGPNVFTYFGQSNFAGKIVVMVLIVCSVLAWSVLFGKYMDLSRLRSQNKRYERLLGKEEHLLDLPPERPGKGTGPYYDIVRDALAAFFRYGGNLVDADTHRATLRMGHVENAIQRALAQQIIRYETKMVLLGSIVTGAPFLGLLGTVWGVMDAFGGMAGAGSASLQSLAPGVSGALLTTVAGLLVAIPSVFGYNYLLQNTKISVVELENFASTVADRIELEAQAAATNA
- a CDS encoding biopolymer transporter ExbD, whose translation is MARNFHRKDRMSALTEINVTPLIDLAFALLIIFMVTTPLLEQTIDVNLPVEASKSQPDDREEFQAVSVDKAGDYYWGEDKVSLQELGDLLDTMAMDPAPPVLSIRADANLPYQKVITVIDMIKQRKLSKISLDTKVK